In one window of Bradyrhizobium sp. AZCC 1721 DNA:
- a CDS encoding Isoquinoline 1-oxidoreductase subunit — MMRAQAFLAAGVAAVTVLVVAAAAQTTRQQTAKDLRSVSSFQSIADQQARSIALFEEAGKVLHHPRCVNCHPATERPLQSDAMRPHQPLVVRGADGHGVPGMTCNTCHHTANFDAARVPGHPQWHLAPASMAWEGRTLGEICAQIKDPNRNGGKDMAALLHHMAEDSLVGWGWSPGPGREPAPGTQAAFGALLRAWADTGAHCPPS, encoded by the coding sequence ATGATGCGCGCACAGGCTTTCCTCGCGGCGGGCGTGGCCGCCGTGACGGTCCTCGTCGTGGCCGCGGCCGCGCAGACTACCCGCCAGCAGACTGCGAAGGACTTGCGCTCCGTCTCGAGCTTCCAGAGCATCGCCGATCAACAGGCGCGTTCGATCGCGCTGTTCGAAGAGGCCGGCAAGGTGCTGCATCATCCGCGTTGTGTGAACTGCCACCCGGCGACCGAGCGGCCGTTGCAGAGCGACGCGATGCGGCCGCATCAGCCGCTCGTAGTGCGCGGGGCCGACGGGCACGGCGTGCCCGGCATGACCTGCAACACCTGCCACCACACCGCGAATTTCGATGCCGCCCGCGTGCCCGGCCATCCGCAGTGGCACCTCGCCCCGGCGTCGATGGCTTGGGAGGGGCGCACGCTCGGCGAGATCTGCGCGCAGATCAAGGATCCGAACCGCAACGGCGGCAAGGACATGGCCGCGCTCCTTCACCACATGGCGGAGGACTCGCTCGTGGGCTGGGGCTGGTCGCCCGGCCCGGGCCGCGAGCCAGCGCCGGGCACGCAGGCCGCGTTCGGCGCCTTGCTGCGGGCCTGGGCTGATACTGGCGCGCATTGCCCGCCGTCATGA
- a CDS encoding (R)-mandelonitrile lyase: protein MQITRSGSQPSRKGEAKYFTGNVRIDPLFQAPDPARAGAGTVTFEPGARTAWHTHPLGQTLIITAGVGWVQGENGPVEEVRPGDVVWIAPNLKHWHGATPTTAMTHIAVNELQDGKNVDWLEHVTDEQYRR, encoded by the coding sequence ATGCAGATCACACGATCCGGCTCGCAACCATCCCGGAAGGGAGAGGCGAAGTACTTCACGGGCAATGTACGGATCGATCCACTTTTCCAGGCGCCAGATCCTGCGCGCGCCGGCGCGGGAACCGTCACGTTCGAGCCGGGAGCCCGCACCGCCTGGCACACGCATCCGCTCGGTCAGACGCTCATCATCACTGCGGGGGTCGGCTGGGTCCAGGGCGAGAACGGCCCGGTCGAGGAGGTGCGGCCCGGCGACGTGGTGTGGATCGCGCCGAACCTCAAGCATTGGCACGGCGCGACGCCGACCACGGCGATGACTCATATCGCGGTCAACGAATTGCAGGATGGCAAGAACGTCGACTGGCTGGAGCACGTCACCGACGAACAATACCGAAGATGA
- a CDS encoding putative quinol monooxygenase, with protein MSIKQPLILRAAVLTLCLCGPALTQETQGQYVQLAELEIDPAQLESYKAAVLEQIDAAIRLEPGVLVLYAMSEKDNPASIRVFEIYRDADAYKSHLESAHFKKYKATTEKMVKSLKLVRTDPLMLGAKAK; from the coding sequence ATGAGCATTAAGCAGCCTCTAATTCTTAGGGCCGCGGTGCTGACGTTATGTCTGTGCGGGCCCGCGCTTACCCAGGAGACGCAAGGCCAATACGTACAGCTAGCAGAATTGGAAATCGATCCCGCTCAGTTGGAAAGCTACAAGGCTGCGGTTCTGGAGCAAATCGACGCTGCTATTCGCCTGGAGCCAGGAGTTCTGGTCTTATACGCCATGTCTGAAAAGGATAATCCCGCCAGCATCAGGGTTTTTGAAATCTATAGGGATGCGGATGCGTACAAGTCGCACTTGGAATCCGCTCATTTCAAAAAATATAAGGCCACGACGGAGAAGATGGTCAAGTCACTCAAACTTGTCCGGACGGACCCCCTTATGCTCGGCGCCAAGGCAAAGTGA
- a CDS encoding carboxymuconolactone decarboxylase family protein, translated as MEFEVKFLRTTIASVFLMASSFAQAQQPNVTGRRLSPEDVRRVAPALEKYTQERLYGEVWKRPGLSQRDRSIVTVAVLIARELTLPMAYYFNQALENGVKPGELSEIITHLAFYSGWANAFAAIGPARDVFTQRGIGPDQLPPVSPQSLPLNEAAEADRVARVGQQFGATSPGLVQHTTDVLFRDLWLRPDLAPRDRSLVTVSALIASGQVAQVPYHLNRAMDNGLTQEQAAEAIMHLAYYAGWPNAFSALPVAKDVFEKRPR; from the coding sequence ATGGAGTTCGAGGTGAAATTTCTCCGCACCACGATCGCATCGGTGTTCTTGATGGCATCGTCATTCGCACAAGCTCAGCAACCCAATGTCACGGGCAGGAGGCTGTCACCGGAAGACGTGCGGCGGGTTGCTCCGGCGCTTGAGAAGTACACGCAAGAGCGCCTCTACGGCGAGGTCTGGAAACGACCTGGTCTGAGCCAGCGCGATCGAAGCATTGTCACGGTCGCCGTGCTCATCGCCCGCGAGCTGACCCTGCCGATGGCTTATTATTTCAATCAGGCGCTCGAGAACGGCGTCAAGCCAGGCGAGCTTTCCGAGATCATCACCCATCTGGCCTTTTATTCAGGCTGGGCGAACGCCTTTGCGGCGATAGGACCCGCCAGGGACGTCTTTACCCAGCGCGGAATCGGACCTGATCAACTCCCTCCCGTGTCGCCTCAGTCCCTGCCGCTAAACGAAGCCGCGGAGGCCGACCGCGTTGCACGGGTCGGGCAGCAGTTCGGCGCCACCTCTCCGGGACTCGTTCAACATACCACCGATGTCCTGTTCCGCGATCTATGGTTACGCCCGGACCTCGCACCACGTGACCGGAGTCTCGTGACCGTCAGCGCGCTGATCGCGTCGGGCCAGGTCGCGCAGGTGCCATACCATCTCAATCGGGCGATGGATAATGGCCTGACGCAAGAGCAGGCCGCCGAAGCGATCATGCATCTCGCCTATTATGCAGGTTGGCCCAACGCCTTCTCGGCGCTGCCGGTCGCGAAAGATGTCTTCGAGAAGCGTCCCCGTTGA
- a CDS encoding sugar ABC transporter ATP-binding protein translates to MPVGLKPILELQEITKAFGGVEALRGVDFALSPGEIHGLVGENGAGKSTLMKIIAGVHADFSGRFILDGGETRFRSVRDAHAAGIAMVHQELSVAPDLSVAENVFLGNQPTNRFGFVQWRRMAREAGEQLKRFGIAVDPMSRLGDLPIGLQQLIEIARVLFSGARIIILDEPTSALSPPEVERLFATLKRLRDEGTSIVFISHFIEDILRVSDVVTVFRNGRKVAEARAADTNKPALIEAMIGHGREALEETYTHDIMLPPPAEKPVVLNASGLSLARSLRDVSFDVRAGEVLGIYGFMGCGQLELARILFGKLKPDQGSLAIAGEQKAFRSTAGARRAGIAFVPESRRDMLFHQEPVYKNISISVLDRISSLLLKPSREREIAARQVDQLRIRPAAVELDLGMLSGGNQQKVALAKWLSYPPRLLVLCEPTRGMDVGAKDDVIHIVRDLRAKGLAVIVLSTEPETVLSLADRIIVLKRGAVVREFSNERISKDRLLEAA, encoded by the coding sequence ATGCCCGTGGGACTTAAGCCCATCCTCGAACTGCAAGAGATCACGAAGGCCTTCGGCGGCGTCGAAGCCCTTCGTGGTGTCGATTTTGCGCTTTCTCCCGGCGAGATCCATGGTCTCGTCGGCGAGAACGGCGCGGGCAAAAGCACGCTGATGAAGATCATCGCCGGCGTGCATGCCGATTTTTCCGGCCGCTTTATCCTGGACGGCGGGGAAACCCGATTTCGATCGGTGCGCGACGCGCATGCGGCGGGTATCGCGATGGTGCATCAGGAACTGAGCGTGGCGCCAGATCTGTCGGTGGCCGAGAACGTGTTTCTCGGCAACCAGCCGACCAACCGTTTTGGTTTCGTACAGTGGCGGCGCATGGCACGCGAGGCCGGCGAGCAACTCAAACGTTTCGGCATCGCCGTCGATCCGATGTCGCGGCTCGGCGACCTGCCGATCGGCCTGCAGCAACTGATCGAGATCGCCCGCGTGCTGTTCTCCGGCGCCCGCATCATCATCCTCGACGAGCCGACCTCGGCGCTGTCCCCGCCGGAAGTGGAGCGCCTGTTCGCGACCCTGAAGCGGCTGCGCGACGAAGGCACCAGCATTGTCTTCATTTCGCATTTCATCGAGGATATCCTGCGCGTCTCCGACGTCGTAACGGTGTTCCGCAACGGCAGGAAGGTCGCCGAGGCGAGGGCCGCCGATACCAACAAGCCCGCGTTGATCGAGGCCATGATCGGCCATGGCCGCGAGGCGCTGGAGGAGACCTACACGCATGACATCATGCTGCCGCCGCCCGCCGAGAAGCCGGTGGTGCTGAACGCGAGCGGGCTGTCGCTCGCCCGCAGCCTGCGCGACGTTTCGTTCGACGTCCGCGCCGGCGAAGTGCTGGGCATCTACGGTTTTATGGGGTGCGGGCAGCTCGAACTGGCGCGGATCCTGTTCGGCAAGCTCAAACCCGACCAGGGCTCGCTGGCGATCGCCGGAGAACAAAAAGCCTTCCGCAGCACGGCCGGCGCGCGCCGCGCCGGCATCGCCTTTGTGCCCGAGAGCCGGCGCGACATGCTGTTCCACCAGGAGCCGGTCTACAAGAACATCTCGATCAGCGTCCTCGACCGCATTTCATCCCTGCTGCTGAAGCCCTCGCGCGAACGCGAGATCGCCGCGCGCCAGGTCGACCAGTTGCGGATCCGGCCCGCCGCGGTCGAACTCGATCTCGGCATGCTCTCGGGCGGCAATCAGCAGAAGGTCGCGCTGGCGAAGTGGTTGAGCTATCCGCCGCGGCTATTGGTGCTGTGCGAACCGACCCGCGGCATGGATGTCGGCGCCAAGGACGACGTCATCCATATCGTCAGGGATTTGCGCGCCAAGGGGCTCGCCGTCATCGTGCTCTCCACCGAGCCGGAGACGGTGCTGTCGCTTGCCGACCGCATCATCGTGCTCAAGCGCGGCGCAGTGGTGCGCGAATTTTCCAACGAACGGATCAGCAAGGACCGCCTGCTCGAAGCGGCGTGA
- a CDS encoding LysR family transcriptional regulator, translating to MPRGSFDDLRYLIAVAREQSFTKAAGKLGVSQSALSQTIRQIEERLGVRLLTRTTRSVSLTEAGERLVRAVAPRFEEIEAELEALNELREKPAGTVRITAGDHAIKSVLWPKLQKFLPDYPDIKVEIVIDYGLTDIVAERHDAGVRWGEQIAKDMIAVRIGPDIRFAVVGTKSYFAKRAVPRTPQDLIDHNCINLRLPTYGGTYAWEFEKDGRELKVRVEGQLVFNGIFQVLDAAAAGLGLGFVPEDIAQPYLAKGRLKRVLEEWCPPWSGYHLYYPHRRQSSPAFALLVDALRYRG from the coding sequence ATGCCGCGCGGCAGCTTCGACGACCTTCGCTACCTCATCGCCGTCGCCCGGGAGCAAAGCTTTACCAAGGCGGCTGGAAAGCTCGGCGTGTCGCAGTCGGCTCTCAGCCAGACGATCCGTCAAATTGAAGAGCGTCTTGGCGTGCGGCTTCTCACCCGCACGACCCGCAGTGTCTCGCTGACCGAAGCGGGTGAGCGGCTGGTGCGGGCGGTGGCACCCCGCTTCGAGGAGATTGAAGCCGAGCTCGAGGCCTTGAACGAGCTTCGGGAAAAGCCCGCTGGCACGGTGCGGATCACGGCCGGAGACCACGCAATCAAGTCGGTCCTCTGGCCGAAGCTGCAGAAATTCCTGCCGGATTACCCTGATATCAAGGTCGAAATCGTTATCGACTACGGCCTGACGGATATCGTTGCCGAGCGCCATGATGCCGGCGTGCGCTGGGGCGAGCAGATTGCGAAGGACATGATCGCGGTGCGGATCGGGCCCGACATCCGCTTCGCCGTTGTCGGCACAAAATCCTACTTTGCGAAACGAGCAGTCCCACGAACGCCGCAGGATCTGATCGATCACAACTGCATCAACCTGCGCCTGCCGACCTATGGCGGCACTTATGCCTGGGAGTTCGAGAAGGACGGGCGCGAGCTGAAAGTACGCGTCGAGGGCCAGCTCGTCTTCAATGGCATTTTTCAGGTGCTGGATGCCGCCGCTGCCGGGCTTGGACTAGGCTTCGTGCCGGAGGATATTGCGCAGCCTTACCTCGCGAAGGGTCGCCTGAAGCGCGTGCTTGAAGAGTGGTGCCCGCCTTGGTCGGGCTACCACCTCTATTATCCTCATCGCCGTCAATCTTCACCGGCCTTTGCCTTGCTGGTCGACGCGCTGCGCTACCGGGGATAA
- a CDS encoding xanthine dehydrogenase family protein molybdopterin-binding subunit: protein MTIHDAALSRRAMLKGAAGLVIGLYLPEMARAQSGAAHAFRRAAGGTDFAPNAFIRIGADDAVTVLIKHIEFGQGPFTGLATLVAEELDADWSKVRAEHAPSNTDFYKNLAFGVQGTGGSTAIANSYDQMRKAGATARAMLVAAAAQSWGVPAREITVERGVLRHGGSGREGRFGQFAEAAARQPAPADPPLKDPSAFRLIGRDDGSVKKLDSVAKSNGTAQFTIDMREPGMLTVVVAHPPRFGARVASFDASAARAVQGVVDVKQVPTGVAVYANGTWPAIKGREQLRISWDESAAEKRSSDQLIEEYRALARRPGRIAGAHGDAITTLARAERIIEAEYVFPYLAHAPMEPLDGFLRWDGQRAHARFGSQLQTLDHQAIAKVLGLKPEQVELETMLAGGSFGRRAQQTSHLAAELAEVAKAIGPGRPVKLVWTREDDIRGGYYRPLIVHRLRGGLRDGKIVAWTDTVVSQSILKGSPFEAVMAKGGIDATSVEGAKEIPYDIADFRCDLHTTDVGVPVLWWRSVGHTHTGYAVECFVDELLQATGQDPVAGRLAMMGKAPREAGVLRAVAELAQWSGPGPVNGRARGVAVVKSFDSYVAQIAEVSAGDDGPRVHKVWCAVDCGVPVNPDVIRAQMEGGIGFGVGAALYGEVALDEGRPVPANFDTYRVLRIHEMPQVEVRVVNSTEKPTGVGEPGVPPIGPAVANAMARLGLGRPRRLPLVRAVA from the coding sequence ATGACGATCCACGATGCTGCGCTTTCACGCCGCGCGATGCTCAAGGGCGCCGCCGGCCTCGTCATCGGCCTTTATCTGCCCGAGATGGCGCGCGCGCAATCGGGCGCGGCGCACGCCTTCCGTCGCGCCGCCGGCGGCACTGATTTCGCGCCCAACGCCTTCATTCGCATCGGCGCGGACGATGCGGTGACCGTACTGATCAAGCATATCGAGTTCGGCCAGGGTCCCTTCACCGGTCTCGCAACCCTTGTCGCCGAGGAGCTCGACGCCGACTGGTCGAAGGTGCGGGCCGAGCATGCGCCCTCCAACACCGACTTCTACAAGAATTTGGCCTTCGGCGTGCAGGGCACGGGCGGCTCCACCGCGATCGCCAATTCGTACGATCAGATGCGGAAGGCGGGCGCGACTGCGCGCGCCATGCTGGTCGCCGCCGCGGCGCAAAGCTGGGGCGTGCCGGCGCGGGAGATCACGGTCGAGCGCGGCGTGCTGCGCCATGGCGGGTCCGGTCGCGAGGGCCGCTTTGGGCAGTTCGCCGAGGCAGCTGCACGCCAGCCGGCCCCGGCCGACCCGCCGCTCAAGGACCCGTCCGCCTTCCGGTTGATCGGCCGCGACGACGGCTCGGTCAAGAAGCTCGACAGTGTCGCGAAATCCAACGGAACGGCGCAGTTCACGATCGACATGCGCGAACCCGGAATGCTTACCGTCGTCGTGGCGCACCCGCCGCGGTTCGGCGCCCGGGTCGCGTCCTTCGATGCGAGCGCGGCACGCGCGGTCCAGGGCGTGGTCGACGTCAAGCAGGTGCCGACCGGCGTGGCCGTCTACGCCAACGGCACCTGGCCGGCGATCAAGGGGCGCGAACAATTGCGCATCAGTTGGGACGAGTCGGCCGCCGAGAAGCGCAGCAGCGACCAGCTCATCGAGGAATACCGCGCGCTGGCACGCCGGCCTGGCCGCATTGCCGGCGCCCACGGAGACGCGATCACGACGCTCGCGCGCGCCGAGAGAATCATCGAAGCCGAATACGTTTTCCCCTATCTCGCGCACGCCCCCATGGAGCCGCTCGACGGCTTCCTGCGCTGGGACGGACAGCGCGCGCATGCCCGCTTCGGCAGCCAGTTGCAAACGCTCGATCACCAGGCGATCGCCAAGGTGCTTGGGCTCAAGCCGGAGCAGGTGGAATTGGAAACGATGCTCGCCGGCGGCAGTTTCGGGCGCCGGGCGCAGCAGACGAGTCATCTGGCGGCGGAATTGGCCGAGGTGGCGAAGGCGATCGGCCCTGGCCGGCCGGTGAAGCTCGTCTGGACGCGCGAGGACGACATCCGCGGCGGCTATTACCGTCCGCTCATCGTGCACCGCCTGCGCGGCGGCCTCCGTGATGGCAAGATCGTCGCCTGGACCGACACCGTCGTCAGCCAATCGATCTTGAAGGGTTCGCCCTTCGAGGCCGTGATGGCAAAGGGCGGCATCGACGCCACGTCGGTCGAGGGCGCGAAAGAAATTCCCTACGATATCGCCGATTTCCGCTGCGATCTGCACACGACGGATGTCGGCGTGCCGGTCCTGTGGTGGCGCTCCGTCGGCCATACGCACACCGGATATGCGGTCGAATGCTTCGTCGACGAACTCCTGCAGGCGACAGGGCAGGATCCGGTGGCGGGCCGGCTCGCCATGATGGGCAAGGCGCCGCGCGAGGCTGGCGTGCTGCGCGCCGTGGCCGAGCTCGCGCAATGGTCCGGGCCCGGCCCGGTCAATGGTCGCGCCCGCGGCGTCGCGGTAGTGAAGAGCTTCGACAGCTACGTCGCCCAGATCGCCGAGGTTTCGGCCGGCGACGATGGCCCGCGGGTGCATAAGGTCTGGTGCGCCGTCGATTGCGGCGTGCCGGTCAATCCGGACGTGATCCGCGCGCAGATGGAAGGGGGCATCGGTTTCGGTGTCGGCGCGGCCCTATACGGCGAGGTGGCTCTCGACGAGGGCCGGCCGGTGCCGGCGAATTTCGACACTTACCGCGTGCTGCGCATCCACGAGATGCCTCAGGTCGAGGTGCGCGTCGTGAACTCGACCGAGAAGCCGACGGGCGTCGGCGAGCCGGGCGTGCCACCGATCGGGCCCGCTGTTGCGAACGCAATGGCACGGCTCGGCCTCGGGCGGCCGCGCCGCCTGCCACTGGTGAGGGCGGTCGCATGA
- a CDS encoding (2Fe-2S)-binding protein: protein MALAIKVNGTMQSVDVDNDAPLLWVLRDALGLAGTKFGCGVAQCGACTVFVDGKPMRSCTLPISALGTREVTTIEGVSGREAEAVQQAWIARDVPQCGYCQSGQVMSAVALLKQVKKPSDRDIDLAMNGNVCRCATYVRIRAAIHDAARALEG from the coding sequence ATGGCGCTCGCGATCAAGGTCAACGGTACCATGCAGAGCGTCGATGTCGATAATGACGCGCCGCTCCTCTGGGTCCTGCGTGATGCGCTCGGCCTGGCCGGCACGAAGTTCGGCTGCGGTGTCGCACAATGCGGCGCCTGCACCGTGTTCGTGGATGGCAAGCCAATGCGCTCCTGTACCCTGCCGATCTCGGCGCTCGGCACCCGCGAGGTGACCACCATCGAGGGCGTCTCCGGGCGGGAAGCCGAGGCGGTACAGCAGGCCTGGATCGCGCGCGACGTGCCGCAATGCGGCTACTGCCAGTCAGGCCAGGTGATGAGCGCCGTCGCGCTCCTCAAGCAGGTCAAGAAACCGAGCGACCGCGACATCGATCTCGCAATGAACGGCAACGTCTGCCGCTGCGCCACCTACGTCCGCATCCGCGCCGCGATCCACGACGCCGCCCGCGCGCTGGAGGGCTGA